The following proteins are co-located in the Macaca thibetana thibetana isolate TM-01 chromosome 6, ASM2454274v1, whole genome shotgun sequence genome:
- the MCIDAS gene encoding multicilin — protein sequence MQACGGGAAGRRAFDSICPNRMLALPGRALLCKPGKPERKFAPPRKFFPGCTGGSPVSVYEDPPGAQPTALPALTTIDLQDLADCSSLLGSDAPPGGDLAASQNHSLQTEVDFDLQDFRDTVDDLIADSSSMMSPTLAGRDFPFSPCDMSPFGPCLSPPLDPGALQSPPLRPPDVPPPEQYWKEVADQNQRALGDALVENNQLHVTLTQKQEEIASLKERNVQLKELASRTRHLASVLDKLMITQSRDCGAAAEPFLLKAKAKRSLEELVSAAGQDCAEVDAILREISERCDEALQSRDHKRPRLQPEPANTDTRPGNLHGTFRGLHTDCSTRALNLSHSELQEGGSFSTPIRSHSTIRTLAFPQGNAFTIRTANGGYKFRWVPS from the exons atgCAGGCGTGCGGAGGCGGCGCGGCCGGCCGCCGGGCCTTCGATAGCATCTGTCCCAACAGAATGCTGGCACTGCCGGGCCGGGCGCTGCTCTGCAAGCCGGGGAAGCCGGAGAGGAAG TTCGCTCCTCCGCGGAAGTTCTTCCCCGGATGCACAGGCGGGAGCCCGGTGTCGGTGTACGAGGATCCTCCGGGGGCCCAGCCCACCGCGCTGCCAG CCCTCACCACCATAGACCTGCAGGACCTCGCTGACTGCTCTTCGCTACTCGGGTCCGACGCGCCGCCTGGTGGTGACCTGGCCGCCTCGCAG AACCATTCCCTCCAAACGGAAGTGGACTTCGATCTGCAGGATTTCAGAGACACGGTGGATGATCTCATTGCAG ACTCATCCTCTATGATGTCGCCTACCCTGGCCGGCAGAGacttccccttctctccttgCGACATGTCGCCATTCGGGCCCTGCCTCTCCCCGCCACTGGACCCAGGGGCTCTGCAGTCACCACCGCTGCGCCCTCCAGACGTGCCCCCGCCTGAGCAGTACTGGAAGGAGGTGGCGGACCAGAACCAGAGAGCGCTGGGAGACGCGCTCGTTGAAAATAATCAA CTGCACGTGACGCTGACCCAGAAACAGGAGGAGATCGCCTCGCTCAAGGAGCGGAACGTGCAGCTGAAGGAACTTGCCAGCCGAACCCGGCACCTGGCCTCGGTGCTGGAT AAGCTGATGATCACACAGTCCAGGGATTGTGGGGCGGCGGCCGAGCCCTTCCTGCTCAAGGCAAAGGCCAAAAGGAGCCTGGAGGAGTTGGTCAGCGCTGCAGGGCAGGATTGCGCGGAAGTGGACGCCATCCTGAGGGAGATTTCCGAGCGCTGCGATGAAGCCCTGCAGAGCCGCGATCACAAGCGGCCCCGACTGCAGCCAGAGCCCGCCAACACGGACACCAGGCCCGGGAACCTGCACGGCACCTTCCGGGGGCTGCACACCGACTGCAGCACGAGAGCGTTGAACCTGAGCCACAGTGAGCTGCAGGAGGGCGGCTCCTTCAGCACCCCCATCCGCAGCCACAGCACCATCCGAACCCTCGCCTTCCCCCAGGGCAATGCCTTCACCATCAGAACAGCCAACGGGGGTTACAAGTTCCGCTGGGTCCCCAGTTGA
- the CCNO gene encoding cyclin-O: MVTPCPTSPSSPAARAGRRDNDQNLRAPVKKSRRPRLQRKQPLQPLDPCPLPGDSGICDLFESPSSGSDGTDSPSAARGGSPLPGPAQPLAQLDLQTFRDYGQSCYAFRKAQESHFHPREALARQPQVTAESRCKLLSWLIPVHRQFGLSFESLCLTVNTLDRFLTTTPVAADCFQLLGVTSLLIACKQVEVHPPRVKQLLALCCGAFSRQQLCNLECIVLHKLHFRLGAPTISFFLEHFTQARVEAGQAEVSEALEAQALARGVAELSLADYAFTSYSPSLLAICCLALADRMLRVPRPVDLRLGDHPEVALEDCLGKLQLLVAINSTSLTHMLPLQICEKCSLPPSSK, translated from the exons ATGGTGACCCCCTGTCCCACCAGCCCCTCAAGCCCCGCCGCCCGGGCGGGGAGGCGGGACAACGACCAGAACCTCCGCGCCCCCGTGAAGAAGAGCAGGCGTCCGCGCCTCCAGAGGAAGCAGCCGCTGCAGCCCCTGGACCCGTGCCCGCTCCCGGGAGACTCCGGCATTTGCGACCTGTTCGAGTCCCCCAGCTCCGGCTCAGACGGCACAGACAGCCCCTCTGCGGCGCGGGGCGGTAGCCCCCTGCCCGGCCCGGCCCAGCCTTTGGCGCAGCTAGATCTACAGACCTTCCGCGACTACGGCCAGAGCTGCTACGCCTTCCGCAAGGCGCAGGAGAGCCACTTCCACCCGCGGGAGGCGCTGGCGCGGCAGCCACAA GTGACGGCGGAATCTCGCTGTAAGCTGCTCAGCTGGCTGATCCCGGTGCACCGCCAATTCGGCCTCTCCTTCGAGTCGCTGTGCCTGACGGTGAACACTCTGGACCGCTTCCTCACCACCACGCCGGTGGCTGCAGACTGCTTCCAGCTGCTCGGGGTCACCTCCTTGCTCATCGCTTGCAAACAG GTGGAGGTGCACCCGCCGCGCGTGAAGCAGCTTCTGGCCCTGTGCTGCGGCGCCTTCTCCCGGCAGCAGCTCTGCAACCTCGAGTGCATCGTGCTGCACAAgctgcacttcagactgggtgCGCCCACCATTAGCTTCTTCCTGGAGCATTTCACGCAGGCTCGCGTGGAGGCGGGGCAGGCTGAGGTCTCCGAAGCTCTGGAAGCGCAAGCCCTGGCGCGGGGGGTGGCAGAGCTGAGTCTGGCCGACTATGCCTTCACCAGCTACTCCCCTTCCCTCCTGGCGATCTGCTGCCTGGCGCTGGCGGACCGCATGCTGCGGGTCCCGCGGCCCGTGGACTTGCGCCTGGGAGACCACCCGGAGGTGGCGCTGGAGGACTGCCTGGGCAAGTTGCAGCTGCTGGTGGCCATAAACAGTACTTCCTTGACTCACATGCTGCCCCTTCAGATCTGCGAGAAGTGCAGCCTGCCCCCGAGCTCGAAATAA